TCTCAAACCCCACTAGGCGACACTGCTGCCTTAGTTCTCCAGAGGCACCAAGCCAAGGAAGGTGCCTCCTCCTGGGGTTGGCACTGGGAGCTCCGTGCAGGGGCCTGGGTAGCCTGGGTCCAAGGCCAAGGCCAGACACTTCCTGGGGAGTGACGACCCTGCCACTGGGAACAGGGGCCCTGACTCGCCTGTTATCGTTCCTGCTGGCCGTCACCCCCCCATAGCCAGAGCTGGACAAAGTCCGTGGGAGGGAATAGTTCTTCTCTGCGGgacaaagggagggagagaaataacaaaCCCTGGCCTTGGGGAGGGCCACCACTGCCTGCCTCCCATCCTTTGACCCCACCCTGAGCTAGTCACCCAGCATCACTCTGGGCACTGGCAGGACCTCTGGGCTAAGCTGACCCTGCCTGGGCCAACAGTTGAGGAGAAAGGATGCTGGAACATAGAGCAATGACATAAAAGAGGTCCTTTACAGTACTCCTCACTGCATTTGATagcacagagcccagggcctTCTGTGCTGCATATCCAGTAGATACCATGTTACCAAGCCCTCATTCTGGAAATCCACAAAGCCCGACCCCAGGACACACCCTGGGGCCTGATCACAGGTCCAAGACAGCCCCAGGGGGACCATGCCAGGTTTGTTACACACACAGTGTGCAGGGCAGGCGGCCACCTTCTAACCACAGCCTTGATCTGCAGTAAAAGCCATGGTCGTACCCCGCAGGATGAGGCTACTTCACAGCACCTCTGGGAGACGAGCCGGGAAAGATGGGCCCCATCTGATGGAGCAGGCGAGCTGGGGACGGGGGTGGCAGTGACAAGCAGAGTGGGTAGGGCCCGGCCCCAGGATTTCTGAGTCTCTTGCaaaccacccccagcccctgacctccCTCCCATTTTGAGGTCATGGTCTCCTGCTCCTACCACTGGGACTGGGAGTCCAGGATGTGCTGGCCTCGCTGAGGCTTGAGCTGAGGCCCCCCAGGATGGCAGCAGACGTGGGCGAGAGAGTTGTGGCTGAGGTCTCCCCAGAGAACTTCTCGGAGACTCGTGTGATGGCCGTGACTGGCTGGTGAGGCTGCCGCAAAGAGAGGCTCACAGGTCGAGGCTTGAGGGGCTCTGGTGTTGGGATGGTTTGGGCGGCTTCGGGGGGCCCATCACCCGGACCTGAAACAGGTGACCAGCAGGGGTCGGGGGGTTTCAGCCATGGCATTGACAGGGGCCTCAGAACCACCCAGGAGGACTCCAGCCTCTGTGAactctcctctcacctcctccaggaaggcctccctgatCACTCCTGCCTCCCTGATCTCCCCCTACTGGGGAAGTCTCACTGCTCCAACCAGAGGTGATGCCTGCTCCAACATTCCCTAATAGATAGTTCAAGAAATAGTTGCCTGTCAGTCCACTCTCTACCCTGCTCAGTGCTTGGACAATTCCCCAGTCCCTGCGGGTATTCCTCCAGCCAGCCCTCCTGGGCCatcagcccccacctgccccaggctggTGCCCGTTCTCCACGATGTACGAGTTTGAGGTTCTCCTCATCTCCGCCTCGCTGGCTTCGTCATGGTGATCCACACTCTACAGAGAGACAAACACCGCGGAGGCCCAGTCAGCCGGGGCCAGCTGCCCACCCCGAAATCAATTCCCAAAGCTCCCCCTGGTTCGAGCAGGGCAAATGCTTTTGAGAGAGACAGACCCCAGGAGGTATGGTGATGGGCCAGGGTCACCCAGGAGGCTAGGGGGACTCAGCCCCAGCAGTTGAGCCCCCGAGATCCTGGAGGCAAATGGCTCCACTGGACACATTCCAGACCCCCAAGATGCTAGGGACAAAAGTCAAGACAGAGTTCCAAAGGANNNNNNNNNNNNNNNNNNNNNNNNNNNNNNNNNNNNNNNNNNNNNNNNNNNNNNNNNNNNNNNNNNNNNNNNNNNNNNNNNNNNNNNNNNNNNNNNNNNNCCCTCCCGTGGCCGCTGTCTCCGGCCGCCTCCCACACCTGCCCCACGAAGGAGCGACCTGTAGCCAGCCATCTGGACAAAGAGGGACAAAGGATGCGGGAACTGAGGGCAAGCAGCCCAGGACACCAGAACGACCATTCCCTGGCCAGTCTGGGCCATTCCTTTCCCCTGACCTTCCTTCTATGGAAGCCACCGGGGAtttctcattttcaatttttttggtaattttttactACACACCTAATACAAGAATAACTTCTTGTCCTGCAGGACTCAAACAATGCAGAAGTTTCTAGAGCAAAGTGTAAGATCTCCCTTCAACACCCTCCCCCATTCCCACATTCCTACCTCTTCCCTCAAGGAAACCGCACAGTCAGGCCCTCAGGGACCACCATCCTGCATTCTTAAACACATGGACCTTTTTAACACAAATAAGCTCATATTGTGTACATTGTGTTTATGGATTTATATGACTTCCAGGAGTTTttaaccttcatttaaaaaaatactgcaacAAACTTCTTgataattaaatgcattttgatgCACACATAGGAGTTTTCATAGATGCAGATTCTATGTGAGACATTGCTGGTTTGAATTTGGACGGGTTCTGCCAGATTACCCTCCAAACCCACTTTGCTGGTAAGATAGAATGTCTCTTTCTCCATAATGTCAGTAACACTTTCAGTGAATTTTTGCCAAATTGATGGGCAAAAACATTCACTGTTGATTTACTCATAACTGGTTCGGAGGAACGCGGAGCATGCTGTCCTGTGTGGCCgttctttgtttaattttctcttagaTGGAACTTTTCCTTGTGGgatttagagaatttttttttaatctttgtcttttgaatatgttgcaaatatttcatttcacCTGATTgcttgtcttttaactttgttgcGTCCTCCTTcagagattttactttttttttttttttaaagaattcagatctgactgtcttttcatttatggCTCTGGGTTTTGTAATCTGCGTGGGAAGGCTTTCTTCATCCGggtgatatttaaatttttttctgtattttcttctcatgTTTTTCTATGTTTTGCACTCATTCCCTGCCCCCAGAATTTTATGTCTGCTCTGTCACGTTTCCTTCCTGACTCGACACGCCGTCCCCAGGTGATGGTATTCATGCCATGACTTCAGTCACCACCTTTGGGATCATAATTCCCTCACGTGTGTCTTTCCTCTAGGGTCTAGGCTTGCGTGTCCGTCTGCCTACCTGACATCACGGAAGGGCCACAAACTTTGGCAAATCCCAAACTGCACTCATGATTTTTCTTCCCAAACCTTGATTCCCTATCAATCCATCTCTTTGCACTGTTCTGTCCTtcaccctccatctctctctcccaccaTGAGTGTGGATGGGTCTCACCAACTGCGTGTCCTAAACTCTCTGCCCGCTGctctttctccagcttcatctccccagcccaggcgGCCTTCTCCTCTTGCCAGGGCTTCTGAGTTAGCCTGCTAACTCGCCTCTCTATCTCCCCTCTTACCTGTTCCAAGCCCTTCATCCAGCAGTCAGTCAGCTGACCCCTTAGAGACGCAAAAGTCATCATGTCACTCTCTTCTTCTTAAAACCAGTAAGATGAAGAACAAAATCCTTCCTGTGGCTAACAAGGCTTTGTATGATCTGGCTCCTGCCTATTTGTCTGGTCTTAGTCTTGTTCTCTGTGCACCAGGCCTGcagtccttttctgtttctccaaccacaggacctttgcacgtgctgtcCACGCTGCTTGTTatgctctctcctcttccatACCCCACCTCTGTTCCTCAACTAAGTTctattctccctttctcttctcagtCCAAACATTACTTCCATGACCCATAGATTTGGTCAGCCCCCCAGGTTATATTTTCTCATAAGTATCATGATTCCTTTCTCTCATAACACTCATCCCAGTTTGTGCAGCTTATATTTATGTACATGATTATttgatgtctgtctgtctctcccataAGAGGGCTGTGACTGGGTCTGTCTGGCTCAGCACAACATGCGGCTTTAGGAGAGGGCTCAGTGAACTTATGTTGAGAGAACAACTCAGTCTGACCTCCAGCACCTCTGCCTGCTCCCTTGGCATCAACAGCAGGGCAAGGCCAAGAATTCTTCCGCTTCTGAGTTGCAGCAAGAAGAAGAGAGCTTGTTTCTCTTGGCCAAGAGTCCAGTGAGTCTTTGATCCCTGTC
The sequence above is a segment of the Camelus ferus isolate YT-003-E chromosome 16, BCGSAC_Cfer_1.0, whole genome shotgun sequence genome. Coding sequences within it:
- the LOC116669149 gene encoding smoothelin-like protein 2 isoform X1, which produces MRRTSNSYIVENGHQPGAGNVGAGITSGWSSETSPVGGDQGGRSDQGGLPGGGPGDGPPEAAQTIPTPEPLKPRPVSLSLRQPHQPVTAITRVSEKFSGETSATTLSPTSAAILGGLSSSLSEASTSWTPSPSEKNYSLPRTLSSSGYGGVTASRNDNSPPRVTPPQSPPSTQPPATTQAHRQGERRRELVRSQTLPRTSGAQARKALFEKWEQDTGAGKGKGETRAKLKRSQSFGVASASSIKQILLEWCRSKTIGYQAAWCPARGERPVLTWGRTSGRCIHIHQEFVTSWGDVPNAMRSEKSRTQNCI
- the LOC116669149 gene encoding smoothelin-like protein 2 isoform X2 is translated as MRRTSNSYIVENGHQPGAGNVGAGITSGWSSETSPVGGDQGGRSDQGGLPGGGPGDGPPEAAQTIPTPEPLKPRPVSLSLRQPHQPVTAITRVSEKFSGETSATTLSPTSAAILGGLSSSLSEASTSWTPSPSEKNYSLPRTLSSSGYGGVTASRNDNSPPRVTPPQSPPSTQPPATTQAHRQGERRRELVRSQTLPRTSGAQARKALFEKWEQDTGAGKGKGETRAKLKRSQSFGVASASSIKQILLEWCRSKTIGYQVSYFSWKQCGQGEEECLSDVSFEEEEFRCPELGLALLNLPEGRAL